A DNA window from Tachysurus vachellii isolate PV-2020 chromosome 20, HZAU_Pvac_v1, whole genome shotgun sequence contains the following coding sequences:
- the npm2b gene encoding nucleoplasmin-2b: MSKSEKPLSTLWGCELNESNKQESFKTDDTNHQHQLALRTMCLGHTAKDEFNIVELVTGEGDDAKGVPIATLHAKSMPTVNLSGLDLHPPVTFRLKHGSGPVFVGAEHVALEDYSDEEMDELEEEVEEEEEDIEESPVKKVTKNGAGKRKKPEKGEDEGETSEGENNPPKKGKGRGRKPLAAKV, from the exons ATGAGCAAATCAGAAAAACCTCTGTCAACACTATGGG GCTGTGAACTAAATGAGTCAAATAAACAAGAGTCTTTCAAGACGGATGACACAAATCATCAACACCAACTTGCATTAAGAACA ATGTGCTTGGGCCACACTGCAAAAGATGAGTTTAACATTGTTGAATTGGTAACTGGGGAGGGTGATGATGCCAAAGGTGTGCCAATTGCCACTCTACATGCCAAGTCAATGCCTACA GTCAACTTGTCTGGCTTAGACTTGCATCCTCCTGTGACCTTTCGGCTGAAGCATGGCTCAGGCCCAGTGTTTGTTGGTGCAGAACATGTAGCCT TGGAAGACTATTCAGATGAAGAAATGGATGAGCTGGAGGAAGAGgttgaggaagaggaggaagatatTGAGGAGTCCCCTGTGAAGAAAGTTACAAAAAATGGTGCTGGCAAA AGAAAGAAGCCAGAAAAGGGGGAAGATGAAGG TGAAACATCAGAAGGTGAAAATAATCCCCCTAAAAAG GGAAAAGGAAGGGGTAGAAAGCCACTGGCTGCAAAAGTTTGA